CCATCCCAACCCCGACGACTGGCCGGCGCTGGCCGATTGGCCCTACACGCTGGGCCTGCACAAGCTCGTGCGCATGGGACGCGCCCGAAAGCGATTCCGGCTGTGTTTGGCATCGGGATTGACCGCACAGCAGGTGGCGCCGTTCGGCTACGAGCCGTTTGCGCAGCTCCAGGACGCCGTCGATGCCGCCCTCTCCCACGTGGGCCGCGCCTCGTCGCATTTGGCAATAGTTGAGAATGGCGCCTTGACGACGCTTGTTCCACCCACATCGGCATTCGTATCGTAGCGCGCACCATGACTCCGGAGGATGGGAATGAATAGAAAAGTCACAGTGGTCGGCGCGGGAAATGTCGGGGCCTCGTGCGCCCTGTATCTGGCGGAGGCGAATCTCGCCGATGTGATGCTCATCGATGTGATCGAAGACATGCCGCAGGGCAAGGCGCTCGATCTCAGCGAGGCGGGACCCGTGCGCGGCTATGACGTGAAAGTCGAGGGCTCCAACGATTACGCCGCCGCCGAGGGTTCCGCGCTGGTGGTCATCACGGCGGGAATCGCGCGCAAACCGGGGATGAGCCGCGAGGATTTGCTCAACACCAACATCAAGATCATGGACTCGGTCATTACCGGAATCTCCCGGCATGCGCCCGGAGCGATGATTCTGGTCGTGTCCAATCCGCTCGATGTGATGACCCACCGCGCCTGGAAAAAATCGGGCCTGCCCGCCCACAAAGTCTTCGGGCAGGCGGGCGTGCTCGATGCGACCCGATTCCGCACGTTTGTAGCGATGGAACTCGGTTGCGCGATGACCGACACCCAGGCGATGGTACTCGGCGGCCATGGCGACTCGATGGTGCCGTTGCCGCGATACACCACCGTCGGCGGTGTGCCGATCACCGAGCTGATCGCGCACGACCGCATCGACGCGATCGTGCAGCGTACCCGCGACGGCGGCGCGGAAATCGTCAAGCTGCTCAAGTCCGGCTCCGCCTACTACGCGCCCGCGGCATCAACCGTTCACATGGCCGATGCGGTGCTCAATGATCGCAAGTCAATCCTTCCGGCATCGGCTCATCTCGATGGCCAGTACGGTTTGAAGGATGTCTATGTCGGTGTGCCGGTCACATTGGGCGCAGGCGGCATCGAGAAGATCCACGAATTGAAATTGGACAAATCCGAACTGGAGGCGCTGCAGAAATCCGCCAATGTCTACAAGGAGATCATCGCGGGGTTGGCGGCATAATCAGTCGACCTTCTTGCATTGATAGTTTCCCTCACCCCAGCCCTCTCCCACAGGGAGAGGGGGAGCGCTGCCTCTCCCGATCTCAATCTGACCAGGAGTTCATCCGTGCCCAAGAAATCCAAATCCCGTTCCAGCAAACTCACGCCGCCGGCCGACGGCAAATCCATCCGCGTGGTCGGCAACAAACGCATCATCCCCGACCATCCGATCATCCCGGTGATCGAGGGCGACGGCATCGGGCGCGACATCATGACAGCGACGCGTCGCGTGGTCGATGCCGCCGTGGAGAAGGCATCGGCAGGGAAGAAGCGCATCGCCTGGTTTGAGGTGTACGCCGGTGAGCGTGCCCACAAGGAATTCGGCGAATGGCTGCCGAACGACACGATCCGGGCGATCAAAACGCACATTGTTGCGATGAAGGGGCCATTGACCACTCCGGTCGGCGGCGGATTCCGCAGCTTGAATGTCACGCTGCGTCAGGTGATGAACCTGTACGCCTGTGTGCGTCCGGTGAAATACTACCCCGGCGTGCCCGCGCCGGTCAAGCGGCCCGAGGCGATGGATGTCGTGATCTTTCGTGAGAACACCGAGGATGTCTATGCCGGAATCGAATGGCGCAAAGGAACCAAAGAAGCCCGCGCGGTCATCGACTTTCTCAACAAGAAGATGAAAGTCAAAGTCCGCACCGATTCGGGCATCGGGATCAAGCCGATGTCGCAGACCGGATCGCAGCGGCTGGTGCGCAAGGCGATCCGGTATGCCATCGATCACAACCGACCGTCGGTCACGCTCGTGCACAAGGGCAACATCATGAAGTACACCGAAGGCGCTTTCCGCGACTGGGGCTATGCGCTCGCCGCCAAAGAGTTCGCGCAGCAGACGGTCACCGAGTCCGACTTGTGGCACCGTCTCGACGGCCGAATTCCCAAAGGCAAGATCGTGATCAAAGACCGCATCGCCGATTCGATGTTCCAGCAGATCCTGACGCGTCCCGATGAATACGATGTCATTGCCACGCCCAATCTCAACGGCGACTATCTCTCCGATGCCTGCGCCGCGCAGGTCGGCGGACTGGGCATGGCGCCCGGCGCCAACATCGGCGATCACATCGCGCTCTTCGAGGCGACCCACGGCACCGCGCCCAAGTATGCCGACAAGGACATGGTCAATCCCGGGTCGCTGATTTTATCGGCGGTGATGATGCTCGAATACATCGGCTGGACTGATGCCGCGCGCCTGATTGAAAGCGCACTGGCGAAGACGATCGCGCAGAAGGTGGTCACCTACGATCTCGCGCGCCAGATGGACGACGCCACGAAAGTCGGGACATCGGCCTACGCGGATCGGATCATACAGAATCTGTAGGGTGGACCGGATGAAGTCTCAGACATGCGCTTTTCCTCACCCGTCCCGCTAAGCTTCGCTTGCGGGACGACCTCTCCCACAGGGAGATGTTTATTTGCTCCCTCTCCCTCTGGCGGAACGTCCCGAGCGAAGCCGAGGGAGAGAGGGTTGGGGTGAGGGACAGCGAAGTGGGAGATATCATGCGCCGCGCCAATTGCCGCTGGACCCAACCGCCTGCGATTGATTACACTGCATCCCCCCGCGAGTCTTTCGCGGCGTGAACCGGGGGTCGTGATTCAATGATCGCTACCAGCGATTTCCGCAAAGGACGCAAACTCAAAGTCGACGGCGACCTCTGGGAGATCGTCGACTTCCAGAACGCCCGCACCGCCCAGCGCCGCGCCAAGGTGACCACCAAGCTGCGCAACCTCCGCACCGGGCAGGTCCTCGAGCGAGTCTTTGCCTCCGGCGAGACATTTGAGGAGCCGGAATTCGAGCATCGCTCACTGCAATACATGTACACCGACGGTGACACGTGGCATTTCATGGACAACAAGTCCTACGAACAAGTCGAACTCCACGGGGAGCATGTCGAAGGTTACGCCGAATTCCTCATGGACTACGAGAGCTACAAGATTCTCTACTTCGAAGGCAAACCGATCTCGCTGGATCTGCCCGCGTCGGTGATTCTCGAAGTCACCGACTCCGAACCGGGGGTCAAGGGCGACACGGTTTCCAATCTCACCAAAAATGCCACGGTCTCGACGGGGCTGGTGGTCAAGGTCCCGCTCTTCATCAAAGTCGGCGACAAGATCAAAATCGACACCCGCTCGAAAGAGTATCTCGAACGCGCCAACATGTGATCGGCAACCGCACATTTGGGCTGAGGTGGCCCGGACCTCGAGGCGTGTTGAAAAACCCTCACGTGACTTTGGCACGTTTTTCGTGAACATTATCAACCGATCGTCATTCCGAGCCCTTCGGGCGAGGAATCTCCAACGAGTTGTCGGCAGCCGCGCGCGCAGCGAGACCCCTCGCTTCGCTCGGGGTGACATTGAAGTGGGTTTTTCCAACACGCCCCTCGGTCCGGGTTTCAAGATCACCGATCAAGGTCAGTGGCTCAAACAGTGCAGTGCCCACCGCCCGCCAACAAACACGAGAAAAGCGATTCAGCATGTCAGGTGAGGAAGTTATGTTAGCAGAAACGGAGAGCGCTCTGGATGTACAGCATTCGCTCCGTTGAGCAGTGATCTCGAGTTTGCAAGCGCGGGTTGCAAGAGGGCTCCATGGCCATTGAAGTAAACGACATCTATCATCAAGCCTTCGAAGCACAGCGGCACGCCTCCGACTTCAGAGCCAGAATCATAGGGGGCTGGCTCGCGATGTACACCGCATTCGGAGCCCTATTCGTTTGGGTTTGGGCCGACCGCGCAGATGTGGCACCTATTGTGTTGATGTTGGCTGCGGCGTTGACCCCTGCGTGGTGGACCGCGGATCGGAGGAATCGCCCAGCCATCCAGGAGGCGAAGCGGATTGGACGTAGCATTGAGCAAGACTCCACCGTTCCGATCCCGGCGGAGCGCCGGTTCTTTTCAGGATTGGAAAAGGGTGTGAGTCATGGGGCCATAATCGACGGATTTGGTGTCGTTTCGATTGCTACTTTGATCATCCTCGCTACTGTGCTCTGGACTTGGGGACCACAATCCGTGGGGGCAGTCAGCGCTGCGCCGGACACAAGTGTCGATTCAGCTACCGTCTCCCAACCTACCTTGGACACCGTTTTCGTCGATAAGTTGACTGGGCACACCGAACAATTCGATCGCGCGATCGCCACTTACGGAGACACCATCGAATTGATGAACGTTGCACTGTTCACAGCTTTGGGGGTTTTTGGTCTTATATTTCCGATTATCTTCTTTTTCAATCAAGTGCAGTGGGATAGACGTCGAGAGAATGAAATCGCGACGCTTGAAAGTCGGTTGGAAAACGCCGAACGGTCACTTACGGGGGCTGTCCAAGAGGCAAAGGATGTTGCGAGC
This genomic interval from Candidatus Zixiibacteriota bacterium contains the following:
- the efp gene encoding elongation factor P — translated: MIATSDFRKGRKLKVDGDLWEIVDFQNARTAQRRAKVTTKLRNLRTGQVLERVFASGETFEEPEFEHRSLQYMYTDGDTWHFMDNKSYEQVELHGEHVEGYAEFLMDYESYKILYFEGKPISLDLPASVILEVTDSEPGVKGDTVSNLTKNATVSTGLVVKVPLFIKVGDKIKIDTRSKEYLERANM
- the icd gene encoding isocitrate dehydrogenase (NADP(+)), with protein sequence MPKKSKSRSSKLTPPADGKSIRVVGNKRIIPDHPIIPVIEGDGIGRDIMTATRRVVDAAVEKASAGKKRIAWFEVYAGERAHKEFGEWLPNDTIRAIKTHIVAMKGPLTTPVGGGFRSLNVTLRQVMNLYACVRPVKYYPGVPAPVKRPEAMDVVIFRENTEDVYAGIEWRKGTKEARAVIDFLNKKMKVKVRTDSGIGIKPMSQTGSQRLVRKAIRYAIDHNRPSVTLVHKGNIMKYTEGAFRDWGYALAAKEFAQQTVTESDLWHRLDGRIPKGKIVIKDRIADSMFQQILTRPDEYDVIATPNLNGDYLSDACAAQVGGLGMAPGANIGDHIALFEATHGTAPKYADKDMVNPGSLILSAVMMLEYIGWTDAARLIESALAKTIAQKVVTYDLARQMDDATKVGTSAYADRIIQNL
- the mdh gene encoding malate dehydrogenase, giving the protein MNRKVTVVGAGNVGASCALYLAEANLADVMLIDVIEDMPQGKALDLSEAGPVRGYDVKVEGSNDYAAAEGSALVVITAGIARKPGMSREDLLNTNIKIMDSVITGISRHAPGAMILVVSNPLDVMTHRAWKKSGLPAHKVFGQAGVLDATRFRTFVAMELGCAMTDTQAMVLGGHGDSMVPLPRYTTVGGVPITELIAHDRIDAIVQRTRDGGAEIVKLLKSGSAYYAPAASTVHMADAVLNDRKSILPASAHLDGQYGLKDVYVGVPVTLGAGGIEKIHELKLDKSELEALQKSANVYKEIIAGLAA